A window from Neoarius graeffei isolate fNeoGra1 chromosome 14, fNeoGra1.pri, whole genome shotgun sequence encodes these proteins:
- the sgms1b gene encoding phosphatidylcholine:ceramide cholinephosphotransferase 1, translating to METHLNGHVNGHAVGDESKSVRNGLVNGFHKEVVRITIPGPPSSSFPTEWGKTAMALLYAICCLILTTVMISVVHERVPPKEVSPPLPDKFFDFFDRVEWAFTVCEINGMILVILWILQWSLLKHKSIVGRRFLFIVGTLYLYRCITMYITTLPVPGMHFKCSAKLHGDWQSQMWRVMKMLAGGGLTITGSHHMCGDYLYSGHTVMLTLTYLFIKEYSPRRFWCYHWACGTLCIVGVFCILLAHDHYTIDVIIAYFITTRLFWCYHTMANQSELKAASPSNFLSRVWWYWVLQYLERNVQGVVPRSYHVPFSWRSVQWGTVKYTRIDSD from the exons ATGGAGACCCACCTGAACGGCCATGTTAACGGCCATGCGGTCGGCGACGAGAGTAAGAGCGTGCGCAACGGTTTGGTCAATGGTTTTCATAAGGAAGTGGTGCGAATTACAATCCCCGGTCCGCCCAGCTCTTCATTTCCCACTGAGTGGGGCAAGACTGCCATGGCCTTGTTATATGCCATCTGCTGCTTGATTTTAACCACTGTAATGATCTCTGTAGTCCACGAACGTGTGCCTCCCAAGGAGGTGAGCCCTCCATTGCCTGATAAGTTCTTTGACTTTTTCGACCGTGTGGAGTGGGCTTTTACTGTGTGCGAGATTAACGGGATGATTCTGGTGATCTTATGGATCTTACAGTGGAGTCTTTTGAAACACAA GTCCATTGTTGGTCGGCGGTTCCTGTTCATTGTAGGGACTCTGTACCTGTATCGGTGTATCACCATGTACATCACTACTCTGCCTGTTCCAGGGATGCACTTTAAGTGTTCAGCTAAG CTGCATGGAGATTGGCAGTCCCAGATGTGGCGGGTGATGAAGATGCTTGCCGGAGGAGGTTTGACCATCACTGGCTCTCATCACATGTGTGGGGACTACCTGTACAGCGGCCACACGGTCATGCTGACCCTCACCTATCTCTTCATTAAAGAGT ACTCTCCGAGGCGCTTCTGGTGCTATCACTGGGCGTGTGGGACGCTGTGCATCGTTGGCGTGTTCTGCATCCTTCTCGCTCATGATCACTACACCATAGATGTCATCATTGCCTACTTCATCACCACACGCCTTTTCTGGTGCTACCATACCATGGCTAATCAGTCA GAACTCAAAGCAGCGTCTCCAAGCAACTTCCTGTCACGTGTGTGGTGGTATTGGGTTTTGCAGTATCTGGAGCGGAACGTGCAAGGCGTTGTCCCTCGCAGCTACCACGTCCCGTTTTCATGGCGATCAGTACAGTGGGGCACGGTGAAGTACACCAGGATCGACTCTGACTGA